Proteins encoded within one genomic window of Pongo abelii isolate AG06213 chromosome 18, NHGRI_mPonAbe1-v2.0_pri, whole genome shotgun sequence:
- the LOC112131391 gene encoding small nuclear ribonucleoprotein E-like, with the protein MAYHGQGQRVQRVMVQPINLIFRYLENRLRIQVWLYEQVNMWIGGCIIGFDKYMNLVLDDAEEIHSKTKSRKQLGRIILKGDNIPLLQSVSN; encoded by the coding sequence ATGGCGTACCATGGCCAGGGCCAGAGAGTGCAGAGGGTTATGGTACAGCCCATCAACCTCATCTTCAGATACTTAGAAAATAGATTGCGGATTCAGGTGTGGCTCTATGAGCAAGTGAATATGTGGATAGGAGGTTGTATCATTGGTTTTGATAAGTATATGAACCTTGTATTAGATGACGCAGAAGAGATTCATTCTAAAACAAAGTCAAGAAAACAACTGGGTCGGATCATACTAAAAGGAGATAATATTCCTCTGCTACAAAGTGTCTCCAACTAG